The Acidipropionibacterium virtanenii DNA segment GACGGTCGCCCATGAGGCGCCCGAGGACGTGCGCACCGTGACCCTGCGCACCGGCCAGGTGATCGCCCCCATGGGAGGGTTCCTGGCCAAGCAGCGGCCCCTGGTGAGGCTCGGACTCGGCGGGCGGATGGGATCGGGCCGGCAGTACCTGTCCTGGATCAGCCTGCGCGACCACGTGTCCGCGATGATCGCCGCCCTCACCGACGACCGGGTCCAGGGCCCGATCAACCTCGTCGCCCCCGAACCGGTGCCCAATTCGGACTTCATCGACGCCTACGCCAGCGCCCTGCGGCGGCCGCACTTCATGCCGCTGCCGACGCCGGCGGCCAAACTCGTCTTCGGGACCCAGCTGGTGGAGGAGGCCCTGCTCACCGGCCAGCGGGTGCGCGGCGACCTGCTGGCGAAGATCGGCTTCGAGTTCGCCGACCCCACCATTGACGCCGCCATCGCCACCGCCCTGAAGGGCAGGCGCTGAATGGCCAGGCGGGACGGATACATCCCGGTCGTCACCTGGACCCTCATCGGCATCTGCGTGGTGGTCTGGCTCGGTGAGCTGGCCATCCCGGACTTCGTCAACGACATCGCACTGAGCGCCGCCGCCGGGAAGGCCGAGCCGTGGCGGTTCCTCACCTCCGCATTCGCCCATTCGACGAACATCACCCACATCGGGTTCAACATGTTCGCGCTGTGGTCACTCGGCCGGGCTCTGGAGCGGTTCCTCGGACGAGGACGGTACCTCGCCAGCTACCTGCTCTCGGCGCTGGCCGGGGGAGCCCTGTTCGTGGTCATGGCGACCGGGTCGCAGACCGGCGGCGCACTGGTCCCCGGCTGGTACGACGGGGTGGTCGGGGCATCGGGGGCCATCTTCGGCCTGTTCGGCACCCTGCTGGTGGTGCAGCGGCGTCTCGGCGGATCGACCAGATCGCTGTGGATGGTGCTGGCGCTCAACGTGGCGCTGGTCTTCTTCATCCCCGACATCGCCTGGCAGGCCCACGTCGGAGGGTTCGCGATCGGTGCGGTCTGCGGGGTCGTCTTCTTCGAGGACGCCAAGCGGGTGCAGCGGGGGAAGCGGTCCCTCACCTGGTGGGCGCTCGGGACCCTGGCCGTGGTCATGGTCCTGGCGATCGTGCTGAAGTACGCGTTCACGACAGTCGCGGGCTGAGAATCTGGTCTGCTCAAGCCCGTTCCCGGCTCAGGGCTGCGAGGAACTGTCGAGTTGATGTCCGTCATTCAGCATCAACTCGACAGTTCCTCGCAGACGATCCGCACGTCGGCGAGGTGCCCGGGCCGGTGACGGAGCCGGTGCAGCTCCTCCTGCACCGCCCACAGCGCCCACCACGGCTCGAACATGTCCCCGTCACGGGCCAGGGCCCGCTGTTTCCGGACGGCCGCGTCGGCCTGAATCCAGATCGTGGTGGTGGCCAGTGCTGCTGACGCCGGGGTCAGCGCGCCGCAGGCCTCCACCAGGATCGGCCGGTGCGGGTCGAGGGAACGCCGCTCGCCGGGAGCGCCGGCCTTCCAGTCCCACATTCGGTATCCGGGATCGTGTGCCGCGAGGATCTCGCCCGGAATCACCGTCCAGGCTGCCGACAACCCTGCCCAGCCGGGGTAGAAGTCGTCGTGGACCAGCTGCCAGGCGCTCCCGGATGCCGCCTCCAGCGCTGCGACCAGCCGGTTCGCCAGGGTCGTCTTGCCCGATCCGGAGCCGCCGTCGAGGATCACCACCGGCCGCGAGCCGTGCGCATCGGCGAGGATGCGGGCGGTCAGGGCGTCGAGGAGGTCCGGGCTGCCGGCCGCGAGCGTGAGGGGCACGGCCATTCACTGTACGAGATCCTCGACAGGATCACTGGTATGGTCGGGCGGGTCGACAGGGGAGCGAGAAATCGCTGAGAGTGCCCAACGGGCAGACCCTCGAACCTGATCCGGGCCTCGGAATGCGAGGACAGAACCGGCGTAGGGAGTCGAGCACCTCTCCGGGCCGCCGAGCCCAGCCCCTCCTTGAAACAGGAGGATCCATGTTCCACCACCGCAGGGGCCGTATCGCCCTGGCGCTGCTCACCACTCTCGCCCTGGCTGGGTGCGGTCAGACGGGCTCCCAGTCCGGCCAGTCGTCGCAAACCCCCTCCAAAGAGGTCACGATCATCACCCACGACTCGTGGGCCATGAGCAAGAACGTCGTCGCCGAGTTCACCAAGAAGACCGGCTACACGCCGAAGTTCGTCGCCCAGGGCGACGCCGGCGCCGTCGTCAACCAGCTCGTCCTCACCAAGAACTCCCCGCTGGGCGACGTCGTCTTCGGCATCGACAACACCTTCTCCAGCCGCGCCGTCGACGCCGGCGTCGTGGACCCCTACACCTCCAAGGCCCTGCCCTCCTCGGCCACCTCCGCCGCGAAGTCCACCAGCAACAACCTCACCCCCGTCGACCAGGGCGACGTGTGCATCAACGCCGACGACGCCTGGTTCGCGCAGAAGAAGCTCGCCAGGCCCACCACCCTCGACGACCTCGCCAAGCCCGCCTACAAGAACCTCCTTGTCGTCCCCAGCCCCGCCACCTCCTCCCCGGGCATGTCCTTCCTGGCCGCCACCGTCGGCGCCAAGGGCGAGTCCGGCTGGAAGGGCTACTGGTCCAGGCTCAAGAGCAACGGCCTCAAGGTGGACAAGGGCTGGGAGGACGCCTACAACGTCGACTTCTCCGGCGGCGAGGGCAAGGGCAAGTACCCGCTGGTGCTGTCCTACTCCACCTCCCCGGCCTTCACCGTCTCCAAGGACGGCAAGACGTCGTCCACCTCGGCGCTGCTGGGCACCTGCTTCCGCCAGACCGAGTACGCCGGCGTCATCAAGGGGGCGAAGAACACCGCCGGGGCCAGGGCCTTCATCGACTTCCTGCTCTCCAAGGAGGCCCAGGCCGACATCCCCGGCCAGATGTACATGTACCCCATCGACTCCTCGGTGAAGCTGCCGACCGAGTGGACCAAGTTCGCCCCGCTGTCCCCGAAGCCCTACACCGTCGACCCGAAGACCCTGGCCAAGAACCGCAACACCTGGGTCAAGGAGTGGACGGCCACCGTCCAGGGCTGAATCGGATGGCGGCGACAGCAGCTCCTTCACGGCCGCATCCCGGTGCCCGGCCCCGCTCGGGTCGCGCCGGGACGCGGCTGTGGCGCGCCTGCTGGGTGCTCGCCGGGGCAGTGACCCTGGGATTCCTGGCGGTCTTCTTCGCCGCCCCCGCCACCAACCTCATCGCCAAGGGGTTCGTCGACGAGGCCGGCGATCCCACCTGGTCGGTGATGGCGTCGACCTTCGCCGCCCCGCGCACCTGGCGCATCATCCGCTTCACCCTCGGCCAGGCCGCCCTGGGCACCGCCCTGTGCCTGCTGCTCGGCGTCCCCGGAGCCCACCTGC contains these protein-coding regions:
- a CDS encoding TIGR01777 family oxidoreductase, producing the protein MRIAIGGFAGLLGTALVQELRRQGHDVVTLTRHEPIQPSDRRWDLDTLSIAPPFLDDVDAVINLAGEPIAGGRWTEERKYRIVTSRVDTTRIVTRALESSERCKVFLNGSAVGYYGPRGDEWVSEDDDAGEGFLAEVCLRWETVAHEAPEDVRTVTLRTGQVIAPMGGFLAKQRPLVRLGLGGRMGSGRQYLSWISLRDHVSAMIAALTDDRVQGPINLVAPEPVPNSDFIDAYASALRRPHFMPLPTPAAKLVFGTQLVEEALLTGQRVRGDLLAKIGFEFADPTIDAAIATALKGRR
- a CDS encoding rhomboid family intramembrane serine protease; protein product: MARRDGYIPVVTWTLIGICVVVWLGELAIPDFVNDIALSAAAGKAEPWRFLTSAFAHSTNITHIGFNMFALWSLGRALERFLGRGRYLASYLLSALAGGALFVVMATGSQTGGALVPGWYDGVVGASGAIFGLFGTLLVVQRRLGGSTRSLWMVLALNVALVFFIPDIAWQAHVGGFAIGAVCGVVFFEDAKRVQRGKRSLTWWALGTLAVVMVLAIVLKYAFTTVAG
- a CDS encoding cobalt ABC transporter, with protein sequence MAVPLTLAAGSPDLLDALTARILADAHGSRPVVILDGGSGSGKTTLANRLVAALEAASGSAWQLVHDDFYPGWAGLSAAWTVIPGEILAAHDPGYRMWDWKAGAPGERRSLDPHRPILVEACGALTPASAALATTTIWIQADAAVRKQRALARDGDMFEPWWALWAVQEELHRLRHRPGHLADVRIVCEELSS
- a CDS encoding thiamine ABC transporter substrate-binding protein; protein product: MFHHRRGRIALALLTTLALAGCGQTGSQSGQSSQTPSKEVTIITHDSWAMSKNVVAEFTKKTGYTPKFVAQGDAGAVVNQLVLTKNSPLGDVVFGIDNTFSSRAVDAGVVDPYTSKALPSSATSAAKSTSNNLTPVDQGDVCINADDAWFAQKKLARPTTLDDLAKPAYKNLLVVPSPATSSPGMSFLAATVGAKGESGWKGYWSRLKSNGLKVDKGWEDAYNVDFSGGEGKGKYPLVLSYSTSPAFTVSKDGKTSSTSALLGTCFRQTEYAGVIKGAKNTAGARAFIDFLLSKEAQADIPGQMYMYPIDSSVKLPTEWTKFAPLSPKPYTVDPKTLAKNRNTWVKEWTATVQG